The sequence GACCGCTAGATGCTCAACCTTGAGAAAGCCTAGCTTATTCTTatcttagggatttgagagagtttgagagagtgtttatgATTGATAAGTGTCACAACCCGATTTCctagtcatgatggaacctaccataacccaccagtaggtaagccaacacaaTAACtcggagctaatgcaatgggttaccttggtaggaaTGTCCAATATAGACCCTATATAAGAACACAATATAACAACGATATTACATAAAGAAACAACTAACAttcgaataccaatcccatgacctgatagcaTTATTACAAGAGTATCTTTACATTCGACAGTAGAAATTACAACTCAATGTCTAACAGTTTTAAATAGTCTTATACTTTCGTCTCGAATACAAAAGATAGAATAAGgatagaaggaaaaaaaagaaaactcaaactccaagagctcaccctatctcctgaTAATCAATACCGTATGATCTCAACTCAATGGCGGCAACTACAACTTgagtctgcaccaaaaaggtacagaagtgtagtatgagtaccaaaacacgagTACTCAATAtgcatcatcggtcgactgagctaaaCTTAATTTAagaatgatatagagtaagacagtaacttaaagtcaaggtacaaaattgaaCCTGAATCTCCTCCGATATCACTATATAAGATTactaatcaactagaacaatagtaCAACATTCCATATCCACATATACCATAACTAtcatacaacatgagtaatcatTTTGGAAATGTAAagccacatatatacaataataatcatgtaattaccataatcAACACAACTACCATCATTAGAGTAGAAAGCAAAAAAAATTACCACGACGTTCCATACCGTCAGGAAGTACtctcaaggaaaacaaacaaagaaatcATCACAACGTctcataccaccggagagtacaccaaaagatcaattcATCAACATATCAAGGCACAAATACACAAGCATCTCACCAAAGCTGGGGGTTGTACATTCCCGTCATGGCCTCTTACCAaggtctacaatcatcatcaataccGGAATTTGACACAACAAAGTCGATATCACCATAACTTGGTTATATAGTTTTTTAATCTCTAAATCATTAATAAACTTCATGTCTAGCCTATACTAGCTAGGCTCCCTTTCTATGAACAACTAGTTTGCAAGTCtaatagtttactagtcatcatataaggAAAAActacaagttaccaacactattatttactcACCCATCACAAAGCCACCTTCTAGTTAGCCTtctaattatataagtcatcaattaagccACTACAACACCACATACTAGATATCAACTTAACCACTCATCATACAAAACTAAGTCTATTATCATTGAGCATGTCACAatcttaaggactagtttccttATTCTAGCtaagtaaggtccaccaactagttcactaggcttctagcccacaagtcatagtcatttatttGTGATAACTAGTTATCACAAAAGCCATTTTACTCGgcaaattccataacataaccattcatccaagtcaagtagatttactagtTGAGCCCTTGtttctacacaagattacacatatcaattagccttaacctGATACTCGACATAATCTACTTCTAGTTACTAATTAAAGTTAACAAGGATCACACCTCTTATCTAGTGATTAATGACAAAGAATGGATAACAATTTACCAAGGAAGACATCATGTCCCGAGTACACAAATGGGCTTTACCACACACGGAAAAACCTCAAATACATccatgtattcatatatatatatatatatatatatatatatatataNNNNNNNNNNNNNNNNNNNNNNNNNNNNNNNNNNNNNNNNNNNNNNNNNNNNNNNNNNNNNNNNNNNNNNNNNNNNNNNNNNNNNNNNNNNNNNNNNNNNCAAATTCTATATTGACTTCCAAGTGCACTGAGTGACACCATAATTTTGAAGATGTCGAAGGGAACGAGATAGACGTAAAATCACATGGAAGGAAGCTCTTGAAATTCGTTTGGACTTGGTGAAAATCAGAACATAATGGAAGTATCATTATAGGCAGTATCAATTAGTCAGGATTAATGTTTAGTCATTTTTGGTACCTTTCATTAGGTCTTGTGTTTGACAGGCTTCTTTAGTTGGATAGAGTGTTCAGAGAAGAGGCAAGTGTTAGATTTAGAAAATCCCTAATTATCGAGTGTTAGAATTATATGATCCCAAATAGTGGAAAGGATATTGAAGATTTACCTAGCCGAAGCCTACAAGCTTCGTAttgaaacataatttttattatgCTTTTGTGATATTAATAAACTGcaaatgcatgcattatttaGGACTTCCAGAAAATGGTATGATTTTAGCATAAAGAAGCAATGATTTAAGTTTCGAGTATGTATAATCAGCTGGCTTATGTTTGCAGGTGGGTGGTTAGGGAACTACTGAATTTATGACCCGTTCCATCCTTTTATTGATATGATATTCTGTGGTCATACGCCACTTAAATGGAGTTCGTTCGAAACAAAGTAGTCACAAACTTTTACTGCGTGTTGCCTTGTCTCTTCATGTAGCCATCACTTCATCGATATGTTGTGCCCGAATCCACTTCAGAAGCAGCAAATCCACATTTATTTCCGATAGATTGTTCTTTGACTAACTATATTTGGTACTTCATACTGTAGTCAGATCACTCAGTAACTTGCTCTTCTGCTTTCAGAATCCGCAAATGGATCTACAGGCTATGGATCGGTGTCATAGAATAGGTCAGACAAAACCTGTTCATGTTTACAGGCTTTCTACTGCTCTCTCTGTGGAGGTACTATACAGTTTTCCTAAGGATACATTTTAGCTGCTCTTGAGTTCTACTCTTTTCTTATGAGGTAAATGTGTGCTTCAGGGTCGAATGCTCAAAAGAGCTTTCAGCAAGTTGAAGCTTGAGCACGTGGTGATTGGAAAAGGACAGTTTAAGCAAGAAAGAAGTAAACCTGCTACAGATACTATGGAGGTTTGTGCTTTTAACCCCTGCAAGATGCTTCTTCCTTTTAATACTGTATCAGTGAATTGTTTCTGCCATTGTACATTGTATGGCTTTGTAGCATCTGTAGTTTTAAGATGCTTTTGTGTTTCAACTGATTGTAATTGAATTTGACATCCTTTAAATAGTACATCATGTTGAAACCTCCACTAGTTTTTAGAACAGTGCCTACATTGGTATGACAGATCTTTCATTCTTTGATTTGACAGAGGTTCTGATTACTTATGCTGTATAATCTTTCGGATGAAAAATGTTTGTTGTCAATGTAACTAACGTTTCAGCTGTTGTTAGTTCTGTGAAAATGAAATGATGGATGGGATAATCTTTGGTAGTGTAGATTGAAGTAGGTGGTGCTTTTTGCTAATCATGGTTTAGTGTTTCAGGAAGAGGACTTGATGGCGCTTTTGAGAGATGATGATAGCGAAGAGGACAAGTTGATGCAGACAGATATTAGTGATGAGGATCTACAGAGGGTTTTAGACCGTAGTGATTTAGTTGCTGGTCCTCCAAATGAAGATGTAAGCGGTGAATCAAGTGTAAATGTCCTTCCACTTAAAGGACCCGGTTGGGAAGTTGTTATTCCTACTGAAAGTGCAGGGATGCTTTCTACTCTCAACAGCTGATAAAGGGGCTCATTGGCATGGTTCATTTGCTGAAATTAGATGTTTTTGGGAGCTAAGCAACGTTGGTTATTTTGTAATCTATTTTTTGCAAATTTATGGTCTTGGAGCACCTAGTTGCCGATTGGCATCTCACTGCAAGTCTGCAATGTCTTTTTGGTAACACTAGAACTTAGCAGCATTTTGTAAATCTTTATGAAGTTTGCAGAATTGTTTATTTTAAATTGACCAGAGCTAAGTTAGTTCCATGTGTTTTCGCTTGCTaagatatttgttatttttctttctgtggCAGCATAGGGATGTAAAACGGAGTGAGAGAGCTGGTGCTTCACCTCCTGTTCCTTTTAACATCCTTTTCCTTTTCTTAGTTCACCCCATTATGCCCGTTCAGACTCATCCCTGATTTGTTTATTTGATTTCGTTGTTATTTAGCTAAGTTTGGTAAACGATAAATTTCTTCAGCTTTTTCTTATTCGGCTGATCAAGATTTTTGAAGAACATTTTATCTAACAAATCAAATATcatgaaaattaaggaaaatgtTTTCTCTAGTCGAAGTAGAAAAACAAGTTTCTCAACTGTTTTTCCACATTGGTTGTATCCTTCCATCTTCAAATACACCTCTCTAGtgaaagttaaaaaaagaaaaactcttTCACATTGTCATCAgatcattttttctctcttcttcccCCCACGCGTTTATCTTCAACttccataatattttttaaaattatataaaattaattttagaataatatttCTACTTGTACACcgaacataaaaaaaataaaagaccttattttcttgaaaaaaaaaaatgtcgAACACCATTATTAACCTGATCTCTGCTTTGCCAAGTTGATTTAAGgggaaaaaaatagatttttatcaAAGGCCCCCACTATCCTACATAGGGCCGTTCTCATTTCCCTTTCCTTTTACGAAAGGACATTCAGTCAAAAGTTGATTTCGTTACCGGGAATCGAACCTGGGTCGATGGGTGAAAGCCAGATATCCTAACCGTTGGACGATAACGGATGAATTGAACCATCGCAACCAAATAAGTAATATATACATCAAGTGCTTCCATAGAGATTAGAACGCTATATACATCAAGTGCTTCCATAGAGATTAGAACGCAGAATATGTGCAACACCAACAAacttaaaaaatatcaaacaaataagTGATTGAAAATAATGTCTATTGACCTTATAGGCAAGCAAATTAATGATTATGCtagaaaattttatgaaatatatattagCTAAAATTTCCCTAACCAAGCTAAACTAATAGCTTGATCTCTCCAtgtaacaaaaaaattaaatcgaATTGCAAAAAATGCTTAAGgaattttaaagataattaaGAAATAGACACTGAGATACTCTTACAAGATGAATTCATACTCTTAACAAAAAAATGACTTTGTCTTGCCTGCTTTCAGCTGTCTGTTTCTAATTGAGAGCattttgtaattttatattttatgttttaatttaattatttatttttattttaaatctattatatatttaaaaattatttaaaaagtattataattacaataattaataatttaaattatttaacatataaaaaaaatattctttcaaaATTCTATCAGTGAAACATAAATtggaatatataatttgaaattttcgttaaaagtaatataaattacACTAAGAATTAACTTACAATATTTGAAAGATGTATAAAAACTTTGTTTGACTTTTAAATTCTATCAATGTCATATAAATGGAGATAGATGGAGTAAcatatattacttgaaaattacgtaaaaagtcatataaattataataattaacaatttaaaatatgtaaaactatataacaaatttgattAACTTTCTCAAATATCCCATTAGTGCCACATATATTGAGACACAAAGGGTAGCATATAGTGTCTGAAACTTATGTAGAAGTGCTATAAATCAatcattaataatttgaaatatttaaaaatcatacaaaaaatttgattgacttttcaaatttcatctatgtcacataagttgagatagaacATAAAGATTAGTTTTAATCACCCCTAAACTTGTAACGTTTTATTTAGTGTACACCTAAACTATCGTTTGTCTTAAATACCCCCCAAACTTGCTAATTTAGTACGTCTCATACCTCTTTTTGGTCCAAAGACCACAATCGTTTAAACACACACGTACacgatgaaaaatttatttttgtgtctttccACGTGGATAGATAATATCCACATTCCTCcctataacaaaaaaaaagtttctCAATTCCACCCTCAACTCTTTCTCTTCTCCATTTCTCTGTAAGTGTGTCTTCGAAGTCAAACCGTCACTTTAAACTCTTTCTCTTCTCTCAATCTAACTGCACTTTAAACGATTTTTGTGTTAAGATTTTGGTGAAGATCTCGTTGAAGGTTGTGATGAAGGTATAGTGATTCCTTTGGTGTAAGCTTTAGTGAAGAACAAAggtaaattttttgaatttttctctaCTCTGAAATAGAGAAAGTTTGAATTTTCATCTATCAAGTAAGTTATTACCttaaaaaattgtgttttttcttTGTATTAAAATATGAagttattttttcctgttattgtTTTATAGTAATTTTCGATTACTGTTtcgattattattttaatttaaagcaTAGAAATCATAATATTGATTGTTAGCCGTTGTGTTACTGACTATATTATCGTGATACTATGAGAAATTTTGCATGTATGACTACGAGGGTTTCTCATAATTAGTTCACAAATTagatttttttagtaaaattatttttttattctactttGCATATGTTTTGCTTACTGTTGGATtgtattatttaattttgaaattttctgtAAATTTACTTATGTATTGTTGGGGGTTTTGTAATACCCCAcgattttcctagcttaaattcgtcccaaaGCAATGTCAAGGTTAGCTCTTAGAATAAATACTATTTAATTtatgtggaattctttagatttgaacttttcatggtgaagaaaattgaataaactttNNNNNNNNNNNNNNNNNNNNNNNNNNNNNNNNNNNNNNNNNNNNNNNNNNNNNNNNNNNNNNNNNNNNNNNNNNNNNNNNNNNNNNNNNNNNNNNNNNNNNNNNNNNNNNNNNNNNNNNNNNNNNNNNNNNNNNNNNNNNNNNNNNNNNNNNNNNNNNNNNNNNNNNNNNNNNNNNNNNNNNNNNNNNNNNNNNNNNNNNNNNNNNNNNNNNNNNNNNNNNNNNNNNNNNNNNNNNNNNNNNNNNNNNNNNNNNNNNNNNNNNNNNNNNNNNNNNNNNNNNNNNNNNNNNNNNNNNNNNNNNNNNNNNNNNNNNNNNNNNNNNNNNNNNNNNNNNNNNNNNNNNNNNNNNNNNNNNNNNNNNNNNNNNNNNNNNNNNNNNNNNNNNNNNNNNNNNNNNNNNNNNNNNNNNNNNNNNNNNNNNNNNNNNNNNNNNNNNNNNNNNNNNNNNNNNNNNNNNNNNNNNNNNNNNNNNNNNNNNNNNNNNNNNNNNNNNNNNNNNNNNNNNNNNNNNNNNNNNNNNNNNNNNNNNNNNNNNNNNNNNNNNNNNNNNNNNNNNNNNNNNNNNNNNNNNNNNNNNNNNNNNNNNNNNNNNNNNNNNNNNNNNNNNNNNNNNNNNNNNNNNNNNNNNNNNNNNNNNNNNNNNNNNNNNNNNNNNNNNNNNNNNNNNNNNNNNNNNNNNNNNNNNNNNNNNNNNNNNNNNNNNNNNNNNNNNNNNNNNNNNNNNNNNNNNNNNNNNNNNNNNNNNNNNNNNNNNNNNNNNNNNNNNNNNNNNNNNNNNNNNNNNNNNNNNNNNNNNNNNNNNNNNNNNNNNNNNNNNNNNNNNNNNNNNNNNNNNNNNNNNNNNNNNNNNNNNNNNNNNNNNNNNNNNNNNNNNNNNNNNNNNNNNNNNNNNNNNNNNNNNNNNNNNNNNNNNNNNNNNNNNNNNNNNNNNNNNNNNNNNNNNNNNNNNNNNNNNNNNNNNNNNNNNNNNNNNNNNNNNNNNNNNNNNNNNNNNNNNNNNNNNNNNNNNNNNNNNNNNNNNNNNNNNNNNNNNNNNNNNNNNNNNNNNNNNNNNNNNNNNNNNNNNNNNNNNNNNNNNNNNNNNNNNNNNNNNNNNNNNNNNNNNNNNNNNNNNNNNNNNNNNNNNNNNNNNNNNNNNNNNNNNNNNNNNNNNNNNNNNNNNNNNNNNNNNNNNNNNNNNNNNNNNNNNNNNNNNNNNNNNNNNNNNNNNNNNNNNNNNNNNNNNNNNNNNNNNNNNNNNNNNNNNNNNNNNNNNNNNNNNNNNNNNNNNNNNNNNNNNNNNNNNNNNNNNNNNNNNNNNNNNNNNNNNNNNNNNNNNNNNNNNNNNNNNNNNNNNNNNNNNNNNNNNNNNNNNNNNNNNNNNNNNNNNNNNNNNNNNNNNNNNNNNNNNNNNNNNNNNNNNNNNNNNNNNNNNNNNNNNNNNNNNNNNNNNNNNNNNNNNNNNNNNNNNNNNNNNNNNNNNNNNNNNNNNNNNNNNNNNNNNNNNNNNNNNNNNNNNNNNNNNNNNNNNNNNNNNNNNNNNNNNNNNNNNNNNNNNNNNNNNNNNNNNNNNNNNNNNNNNNNNNNNNNNNNNNNNNNNNNNNNNNNNNNNNNNNNNNNNNNNNNNNNNNNNNNNNNNNNNNNNNNNNNNNNNNNNNNNNNNNNNNNNNNNNNNNNNNNNNNNNNNNNNNNNNNNNNNNNNNNNNNNNNNNNNNNNNNNNNNNNNNNNNNNNNNNNNNNNNNNNNNNNNNNNNNNNNNNNNNNNNNNNNNNNNNNNNNNNNNNNNNNNNNNNNNNNNNNNNNNNNNNNNNNNNNNNNNNNNNNNNNNNNNNNNNNNNNNNNNNNNNNNNNNNNNNNNNNNNNNNNNNNNNNNNNNNNNNNNNNNNNNNNNNNNNNNNNNNNNNNNNNNNNNNNNNNNNNNNNNNNNNNNNNNNNNNNNNNNNNNNNNNNNNNNNNNNNNNNNNNNNNNNNNNNNNNNNNNNNNNNNNNNNNNNNNNNNNNNNNNNNNNNNNNNNNNNNNNNNNNNNNNNNNNNNNNNNNNNNNNNNNNNNNNNNNNNNNNNNNNNNNNNNNNNNNNNNNNNNNNNNNNNNNNNNNNNNNNNNNNNNNNNNNNNNNNNNNNNNNNNNNNNNNNNNNNNNNNNNNNNNNNNNNNNNNNNNNNNNNNNNNNNNNNNNNNNNNNNNNNNNNNNNNNNNNNNNNNNNNNNNNNNNNNNNNNNNNNNNNNNNNNNNNNNNNNNNNNNNNNNNNNNNNNNNNNNNNNNNNNNNNNNNNNNNNNNNNNNNNNNNNNNNNNNNNNNNNNNNNNNNNNNNNNNNNNNNNNNNNNNNNNNNNNNNNNNNNNNNNNNNNNNNNNNNNNNNNNNNNNNNNNNNNNNNNNNNNNNNNNNNNNNNNNNNNNNNNNNNNNNNNNNNNNNNNNNNNNNNNNNNNNNNNNNNNNNNNNNNNNNNNNNNNNNNNNNNNNNNNNNNNNNNNNNNNNNNNNNNNNNNNNNNNNNNNNNNNNNNNNNNNNNNNNNNNNNNNNNNNNNNNNNNNNNNNNNNNNNNNNNNNNNNNNNNNNNNNNNNNNNNNNNNNNNNNNNNNNNNNNNNNNNNNNNNNNNNNNNNNNNNNNNNNNNNNNNNNNNNNNNNNNNNNNNNNNNNNNNNNNNNNNNNNNNNNNNNNNNNNNNNNNNNNNNNNNNNNNNNNNNNNNNNNNNNNNNNNNNNNNNNNNNNNNNNNNNNNNNNNNNNNNNNNNNNNNNNNNNNNNNNNNNNNNNNNNNNNNNNNNNNNNNNNNNNNNNNNNNNNNNNNNNNNNNNNNNNNNNNNNNNNNNNNNNNNNNNNNNNNNNNNNNNNNNNNNNNNNNNNNNNNNNNNNNNNNNNNNNNNNNNNNNNNNNNNNNNNNNNNNNNNNNNNNNNNNNNNNNNNNNNNNNNNNNNNNNNNNNNNNNNNNNNNNNNNNNNNNNNNNNNNNNNNNNNNNNNNNNNNNNNNNNNNNNNNNNNNNNNNNNNNNNNNNNNNNNNNNNNNNNNNNNNNNNNNNNNNtcaagactacttgtagtttagaGCATCGTGTGGCGTCCCgggaactagattttggggcgttacaggttTCTCTAAATTAGTCATGTATATTATCTTGTATTATCAAATGATTGGATTTTTGTATAATTATCTTGTATTGTTAAATGTTGTGGATAAATTGATCATGTACTATTGTCTTGTTGGACTTTTTGTGCACTTGTGTCTATTTGGCTGATTTTTATTGTGGTTATAGATTGACATATGGCTACTAAGTTTCTAAacttaaagatttaaatttgGGGGTGTCTTGGTGAGTAAGGTTGGTCTAATCTACATTGGTGGTAGGACTAAACATGTGTTCAACATGGATGAAGATCACTTGTCAATTCCTAAAATTGTAGACTATGCAGTCGTTTGGTATTACAAAGTTGGGAAAGACTTATGTTGTGTCATTTTTGGAGGGTGATCTGGTTGTGTCAAGCCCTATTTTATCAAGGTTAAACAAAACATTACTTACGCACTCTAAATGAGTTGAAAATTTGTACCGAattgccacctaatttttaagaaaaataaggaaacctatttattatCAACACGTTGAATAATGTTTTAGTCCACAAAAAAACAATTgagattctagataagggttcaaattatttcaaagggaaggggttaggcatccttcaggatccacaaataTGGTACCcgactagactaaatttataAGAGGGTGgaggtatatttaaaataatgtaaaaggtg comes from Capsicum annuum cultivar UCD-10X-F1 chromosome 2, UCD10Xv1.1, whole genome shotgun sequence and encodes:
- the LOC124895870 gene encoding ATP-dependent DNA helicase DDM1-like, whose translation is MDLQAMDRCHRIGQTKPVHVYRLSTALSVEGRMLKRAFSKLKLEHVVIGKGQFKQERSKPATDTMEEEDLMALLRDDDSEEDKLMQTDISDEDLQRVLDRSDLVAGPPNEDVSGESSVNVLPLKGPGWEVVIPTESAGMLSTLNS